A region from the Streptomyces tsukubensis genome encodes:
- a CDS encoding HPr family phosphocarrier protein gives MAERRVNVGWAEGLHARPASIFVRAATASGVPVTIAKADGSPVNAASMLAVLGLGAQGGEEIVLASDAEGADAALDKLAKLVAEGLEELPETV, from the coding sequence ATGGCTGAGCGCCGCGTCAACGTCGGCTGGGCCGAGGGCCTGCACGCCCGCCCCGCTTCCATCTTCGTCCGGGCCGCCACGGCTTCCGGTGTCCCGGTGACGATCGCCAAGGCCGACGGCTCCCCGGTCAACGCGGCCTCCATGCTCGCCGTGCTGGGTCTGGGTGCCCAGGGTGGCGAGGAGATCGTCCTCGCTTCCGACGCCGAAGGTGCGGACGCCGCCCTGGACAAGCTGGCGAAGCTCGTCGCCGAAGGGCTTGAGGAGCTTCCGGAGACGGTCTGA
- a CDS encoding GntR family transcriptional regulator, which translates to MRVPAQSVCRAIRDDIVSGVFPRGGRLAEEQLARRYGVSRVPVREALRTLESEGFVTTRRHAGACVAEPTEQEAADLLEIRALLEPLAAARAARHRTEAHLKVLRGLVRLGQERAARGQVGELRSLDGWFHETLAQASAGSGLIALLLPLRRKIAWMYAVEPAARRPVESWAEHGAIVDAVGRRDPERARALAVLHMERAVDAYRLRFAERESGGRDAGAGAGSTAGAGAAVRR; encoded by the coding sequence ATGCGGGTTCCCGCGCAATCGGTCTGCAGGGCGATTCGCGACGACATCGTCTCCGGGGTCTTCCCGCGCGGCGGTCGGCTGGCGGAGGAACAGCTCGCCCGGCGGTACGGGGTCTCCCGGGTGCCGGTCCGGGAAGCGCTGCGGACCCTGGAGTCGGAGGGTTTTGTCACCACCCGGCGCCATGCGGGGGCGTGTGTCGCCGAACCCACCGAGCAGGAGGCCGCCGATCTGCTGGAGATCCGGGCGCTGCTGGAGCCGCTGGCGGCGGCCCGGGCCGCCCGGCACCGTACGGAGGCGCATCTCAAGGTGCTGCGCGGTCTGGTGCGGCTCGGGCAGGAGCGGGCGGCCCGGGGCCAGGTGGGAGAGTTGCGGTCGCTGGACGGCTGGTTCCACGAGACGCTCGCCCAGGCGTCCGCAGGCTCCGGGCTGATCGCGCTGCTGCTGCCGTTGCGCCGGAAGATCGCCTGGATGTACGCGGTGGAGCCGGCGGCCCGGCGGCCCGTGGAGTCGTGGGCCGAGCACGGGGCGATCGTGGACGCCGTGGGGCGGCGGGACCCGGAGCGGGCACGGGCGCTGGCGGTGCTGCACATGGAGCGGGCGGTTGATGCGTACCGGCTGCGCTTCGCGGAGCGGGAATCGGGGGGCCGTGACGCGGGGGCGGGCGCCGGATCGACCGCCGGGGCGGGCGCCGCGGTCCGCCGCTGA